The Flavobacterium faecale genome has a segment encoding these proteins:
- a CDS encoding nucleotidyltransferase domain-containing protein: MKNYSVAIFGSSLRADFDKYSDKDLLIVADDFETLEKLKKEYCNDNWSISYYTYSKLKYLAENGSLFIKHLQNESKIIIDIKNRLDEILNEFKPKNNYKEDIKDCENYFDIIKTIPRTDLGFAWFCDSLYVGLRNYLVFKNAEIGIFEFSFIELLNGLKEKGKIRQSDIEILKELRVVKRNYREEILDELPTLSFIKKIIPIAKAIGIIETVKIVDSLTFQNIVDKVIIRKKFNAYQRLRLVEGYYCSQKLNIPELKKIISNPQFYASKMKDNDFTMNLISEIKKKPAGASVPLVPTKKTQYKKSL; this comes from the coding sequence ATGAAAAATTATAGCGTAGCAATTTTTGGTAGCTCATTGAGAGCAGATTTTGATAAATATAGCGATAAAGATTTATTGATCGTAGCTGACGATTTTGAAACTTTAGAGAAATTAAAAAAAGAATACTGTAATGATAATTGGTCAATATCTTATTACACATATTCAAAGCTTAAATACTTGGCTGAAAATGGTAGTTTATTCATCAAACATTTACAAAACGAGTCAAAAATAATTATTGACATAAAAAATAGGTTGGATGAAATTCTGAACGAATTCAAACCTAAAAACAATTACAAGGAAGACATTAAAGATTGCGAGAATTACTTTGATATTATTAAAACTATTCCAAGGACTGATTTAGGTTTTGCTTGGTTTTGTGATAGTCTTTATGTTGGATTAAGGAATTATTTAGTATTTAAAAATGCAGAAATTGGAATTTTCGAATTTTCGTTTATAGAACTTTTAAACGGACTAAAAGAAAAAGGAAAAATAAGACAATCTGATATTGAAATATTAAAAGAATTAAGAGTTGTAAAGAGAAATTACAGAGAAGAAATTCTTGATGAACTACCAACATTGAGCTTCATTAAAAAGATTATACCAATTGCGAAAGCTATCGGAATAATAGAAACTGTAAAAATTGTAGATTCTCTTACATTTCAGAATATTGTAGATAAAGTTATCATCAGGAAAAAATTCAATGCTTATCAAAGATTGAGGTTAGTGGAAGGATATTATTGCTCTCAAAAATTAAACATTCCAGAACTAAAAAAAATAATTAGTAATCCACAGTTTTATGCTTCTAAAATGAAAGACAATGATTTTACTATGAATTTAATTTCGGAAATAAAAAAAAAACCTGCTGGCGCAAGTGTCCCGCTTGTGCCCACAAAAAAAACACAATACAAAAAGTCATTGTAA
- a CDS encoding glycoside hydrolase family 2 protein has product MKLKIAITTGLISLAMQAQVPFVKERNHINLTDWIYAKGINFNAQKNSFDIQNWQAVKVPHTYSMDAINAIGYYRGESWYRTPVTIPQSMDGQRIFIRFEGVGQQAELYFNEKKIGEHKGGYSAFCYEITDLAQANKPNLLAVKVTNEPDFKVIPTVDKLFNLYGGIYRPVQVFSTPKTNIDPNYYASSGVFVELKELQKDLATIQIRTHLSTSTPGQNSTINYTILDAKNKVVAQEKRTISSFKKDTILSENFQIKKPILWNGRQNPHRYHAEISVTSNNETDKINQSFGIKTVSANADTGFHLNNEPYRLYGVAMHQEWEQNGPALSDQQHQQDMDLVDEIGATGLRLSHYQHSDLTYELADEKGILVWTEIPFVHDYSSREDGNAKQQLTELILQNYNHPSIFTWGLWNEVRAHKSKNEPCVLLVEDLKKLAHKLDPNRLTASASDRGITGNMENITDLQAWNKYFGWYGGKYGDFAKWLDEAHTQNPTIPLGISEYGSGANIKDQDETINNKPFGIHFPEIDQTHGHEITWEIIKDRPFVWGSFVWNMFDFSVAGWNRGGVANRNHKGLITYDRSTKKDAFYFYKTNWNSEPQLYIAERRNTNDHSNPTTVKIYTNQPAATLYLNGKKIETQKLISDIRIIEFKNIEHQKGNNKIEVKAGKLSDEINWISP; this is encoded by the coding sequence ATGAAACTAAAAATCGCAATAACAACAGGACTTATCAGCTTGGCAATGCAAGCGCAAGTTCCTTTTGTAAAAGAACGCAACCACATCAACCTAACCGATTGGATTTATGCCAAAGGAATCAATTTCAACGCACAAAAAAACAGTTTTGACATACAAAATTGGCAAGCCGTAAAAGTACCACACACCTACTCCATGGATGCCATCAATGCAATTGGGTATTACCGTGGCGAATCTTGGTACCGCACTCCTGTAACCATTCCGCAATCAATGGATGGGCAGCGTATTTTCATTCGATTTGAAGGCGTAGGACAACAAGCAGAATTGTATTTTAACGAAAAGAAAATTGGCGAACACAAAGGTGGTTACAGCGCTTTTTGTTATGAAATTACAGATCTTGCTCAAGCAAACAAACCCAATTTATTGGCGGTAAAAGTAACCAACGAACCCGATTTTAAAGTCATTCCAACCGTAGATAAATTATTCAATCTCTATGGCGGAATTTACCGTCCCGTACAAGTATTCTCTACCCCGAAAACAAATATAGACCCCAATTATTACGCCTCTTCGGGAGTTTTTGTCGAACTCAAAGAACTTCAAAAAGATTTGGCTACTATTCAAATTCGTACCCATTTATCCACATCCACACCAGGTCAAAATAGTACCATCAACTACACTATTTTGGATGCCAAAAACAAGGTAGTCGCGCAAGAAAAACGCACTATTTCTAGTTTCAAAAAAGATACTATACTTAGCGAAAACTTTCAAATCAAAAAGCCTATTTTATGGAATGGACGACAAAATCCACACCGCTACCATGCCGAAATTAGTGTAACCTCTAATAATGAGACCGATAAAATAAATCAATCTTTCGGAATCAAAACCGTGTCCGCAAACGCCGATACTGGCTTTCACTTAAACAACGAACCGTATCGTTTATATGGCGTGGCAATGCACCAAGAATGGGAACAAAATGGCCCTGCACTTTCAGACCAACAACACCAGCAAGACATGGACTTGGTAGACGAAATTGGCGCAACGGGTTTACGTTTATCGCACTACCAGCACTCTGACCTTACCTACGAATTGGCCGATGAAAAAGGAATTTTGGTCTGGACCGAAATTCCGTTTGTACACGATTACAGCAGCCGTGAAGATGGAAACGCCAAGCAACAGTTAACCGAATTAATTCTCCAAAACTACAACCATCCCAGCATTTTTACTTGGGGATTGTGGAACGAGGTTCGTGCTCACAAAAGCAAAAACGAGCCTTGTGTGTTACTTGTTGAAGACCTCAAAAAGTTGGCTCATAAATTGGACCCAAACCGCTTAACAGCTTCTGCCAGTGACCGCGGAATCACCGGAAACATGGAAAACATCACCGACCTACAGGCTTGGAACAAGTATTTTGGTTGGTACGGTGGCAAGTATGGCGATTTTGCAAAATGGCTCGACGAAGCGCATACCCAAAACCCAACCATTCCCCTAGGTATAAGTGAATATGGATCTGGAGCCAACATCAAAGATCAGGATGAAACCATAAACAACAAACCATTCGGAATCCATTTTCCTGAAATAGACCAAACCCACGGTCACGAAATCACTTGGGAAATCATCAAAGACCGCCCTTTTGTTTGGGGATCCTTTGTCTGGAATATGTTCGACTTTTCGGTAGCGGGTTGGAACCGTGGCGGCGTTGCCAATCGCAATCACAAAGGCCTAATCACCTATGACCGCAGCACAAAAAAGGATGCCTTTTATTTCTACAAAACCAATTGGAACAGCGAACCGCAGCTCTACATTGCCGAACGCAGAAATACCAACGACCATAGCAATCCTACAACCGTAAAAATCTACACCAATCAACCAGCAGCGACGCTTTACCTAAACGGTAAAAAAATCGAAACACAAAAACTGATATCCGATATTCGAATCATCGAATTCAAAAACATAGAACACCAAAAAGGAAATAACAAAATAGAAGTCAAAGCCGGAAAATTATCCGACGAAATCAACTGGATTTCACCTTAA
- a CDS encoding LPO_1073/Vpar_1526 family protein, with protein MFEKQKLEAKEGSTAIQAGGNVSIGISYKDVKEIVYDLFKQNFPELLKEAQNQAQGNFEEYDKRLDEAIKRRIEEIDFNKFKEPNTQYLLNSSINHAARKGKTIDLGLLSETLVASLGKDNTEILNIVSEQALETIPKLTSVQIKILTLVHYLIHSGFGGIPNISFAEKNNAVVHSMVQEIPENLFSHLNYMSSLGVLSLNQFQGINPYDSIKEQYQTLYKDINADQVKSDIEENSPSLAKLAQIYEEKQLRIVNLTPVGMLIALINMRRIFPVIDYKIWIK; from the coding sequence ATGTTTGAAAAACAAAAACTGGAAGCGAAAGAAGGTAGCACAGCCATACAAGCGGGAGGAAATGTAAGTATCGGAATTTCTTATAAAGATGTTAAGGAAATCGTTTATGATTTATTCAAGCAAAATTTTCCTGAATTATTAAAAGAAGCTCAAAATCAAGCTCAAGGAAATTTTGAAGAATATGATAAACGACTAGATGAAGCAATAAAGAGACGTATAGAAGAAATTGATTTCAATAAGTTTAAAGAGCCAAATACACAATATTTATTAAACAGTTCCATAAATCATGCAGCAAGAAAAGGAAAAACAATTGATTTAGGGTTATTATCAGAAACTTTGGTTGCATCACTGGGGAAAGACAATACTGAAATATTAAATATTGTTTCAGAACAAGCATTGGAAACAATACCAAAATTAACTTCTGTTCAAATTAAGATATTAACTCTTGTACATTATCTAATACACAGCGGTTTTGGAGGAATACCAAATATATCTTTTGCTGAAAAGAATAATGCAGTTGTTCACAGTATGGTACAAGAAATTCCAGAGAATTTGTTTTCTCATTTAAATTACATGAGTTCACTCGGTGTATTATCCCTTAACCAATTTCAAGGGATAAATCCTTATGATTCAATAAAAGAACAATATCAAACTTTATACAAAGACATTAATGCTGATCAAGTTAAAAGTGATATTGAAGAGAACTCACCTTCATTAGCAAAGTTGGCGCAGATTTATGAGGAAAAGCAACTACGAATTGTAAATCTAACACCAGTTGGGATGCTGATTGCTTTAATAAATATGAGAAGAATATTTCCAGTAATTGATTATAAAATATGGATAAAATAA
- a CDS encoding IS30 family transposase — protein sequence MSHLTIEQRYEIATLRSQGFSMSKIGGFIGRDKSVISRELSRNSDQRNNVYKAKLAQSKASIRQHEKAKKIRFTEQIKARVIHLLEEDFSPEQIVGYCSDKNFECVSIETIYQFIWSDKKKGGQHYKHLRTKGKRYAKRGALKGSRGIIKDRVGIENRPLVVEEKQRIGDLEIDLVIGKNHKGALLTINDRASGVLKMAKINSKESQEIQEKLIELLMDWKPILHTITSDNGKEFANHKKVSEILEISYFFANPYCSWERGANENLNGLVRQYFPKKYNFDLITEEEVLRVTNKLNNRPRKRFGFKSPNEIFEQKLKQCA from the coding sequence ATGTCACATTTAACGATTGAACAAAGATACGAAATTGCTACACTTCGTTCACAAGGATTTTCAATGAGTAAAATTGGAGGGTTTATAGGTAGAGATAAATCTGTAATTTCAAGAGAGCTATCCAGAAATTCCGATCAAAGAAATAATGTTTATAAAGCTAAATTAGCCCAAAGTAAGGCCAGTATTCGACAGCATGAAAAAGCTAAGAAAATACGCTTTACTGAACAGATAAAAGCACGTGTTATTCATCTTTTAGAAGAAGATTTCAGTCCTGAACAAATAGTAGGATATTGCAGTGATAAAAACTTTGAATGTGTTTCGATTGAAACAATTTATCAATTCATTTGGAGCGACAAAAAGAAAGGCGGACAACATTATAAGCACCTACGCACAAAAGGAAAGCGATATGCTAAAAGAGGGGCTTTAAAAGGCTCAAGAGGTATTATTAAAGATAGAGTTGGTATTGAAAACAGGCCGTTGGTTGTAGAAGAAAAGCAAAGAATTGGGGATTTAGAAATTGATTTGGTAATAGGTAAAAATCACAAAGGAGCTTTGTTAACAATAAATGACAGAGCATCAGGTGTGCTTAAAATGGCTAAAATAAACAGTAAGGAATCACAAGAAATTCAGGAGAAATTAATTGAATTATTAATGGATTGGAAGCCCATTTTGCACACCATTACATCTGATAATGGGAAAGAGTTCGCTAACCATAAAAAAGTATCTGAAATATTAGAAATCTCATACTTCTTTGCCAACCCATATTGTAGTTGGGAAAGAGGTGCTAATGAAAATTTAAATGGTTTAGTAAGACAATATTTTCCAAAAAAATATAACTTTGATTTAATAACAGAAGAAGAGGTTTTAAGAGTAACAAATAAATTAAATAACAGACCCAGAAAAAGATTTGGTTTTAAAAGTCCAAATGAAATTTTTGAGCAAAAACTTAAACAATGTGCATAA